A genomic stretch from Setaria viridis chromosome 1, Setaria_viridis_v4.0, whole genome shotgun sequence includes:
- the LOC117849292 gene encoding dehydrogenase/reductase SDR family member FEY, whose product MAGDLRHRRAPPPEDGDEGASPAEESAAAVDNGKEGAGERNGKREALGWLEWGRGWMAIVGEFLFQRIAASHLANPLELPPLDGVSIVVTGATSGIGLEIARQLAQAGAHVVMAVRRPKVAQELIQKWQNENSETGTPLNAEVMELDLLSLDSVVKFADAWNARMAPLHVLINNAGIFAIGEPQRFSKDGHEEHMQVNHLAPALLAMLLIPSLLRGSPSRIVNVNSIMHTVGFVDAEDMNLRKRKYRSWLGYSNSKLAQVKFSSMLHKRIPAEAGINVVCASPGIVDTNVARDLPKVVVAAYHLIPYFIFNAQEGSRSTLFAASDPQVPEYCEMLKSENWPVCACISYDCNPMNASEEAHNLETSELVWEKTLEMIGLPPDALEKLIAGESVQCCYGQQEAE is encoded by the exons atgGCCGGCgacctgcgccaccgccgcgcgccgccgccggaggacgGGGACGAGGGCGCCTCCCCCGCCGAGGagtcggccgccgccgtcgataaCGGCAAGGAGGGGGCGGGAGAGCGGAATGGGAAGAGGGAGGCGCTCGGGTGGCTCGAGTGGGGCCGCGGCTGGATGGCCATCGTGGGGGAGTTCCTCTTCCAGCGCATCGCCGCCAGCCACCTCGCCAACCCGCTCGAGCTGCCCCCGCTCGACGGCGTCTCCATCGTCGTCACAGGCGCCACCAGCGGCATCGGCCTCGAGATCGCGAG ACAACTTGCACAGGCTGGGGCACATGTTGTTATGGCAGTTAGGAGACCCAAAGTGGCGCAAGAGTTGATTCAGAAATGGCAGAAtgaaaattcagaaacaggaacACCACTAAATGCTGAG GTGATGGAGCTTGACCTGCTTTCCCTTGATTCGGTTGTAAAATTTGCTGATGCTTGGAATGCTCGTATGGCACCCCTACATGTGTTGATCAACAATGCTGGAATCTTCGCTATAGGAG AACCTCAGCGTTTTTCAAAGGATGGTCATGAAGAACACATGCAAGTAAACCATCTTGCACCTGCATTACTGGCGATGTTGCTTATACCCTCCCTTCTCCGTGGTTCTCCCAGCAGAATTGTTAATGTTAATTCAATT ATGCACACTGTAGGTTTTGTTGACGCTGAAGATATGAACTTGAGAAAGCGGAAATATAGAAGTTGGTTGGGATATTCAAATAGCAAGTTAGCGCAg GTAAAATTTAGTAGCATGCTTCATAAGAGAATCCCTGCAGAAGCTGGCATCAATGTTGTTTGTGCTTCCCCTGGGATCGTCGACACGAATGTT GCGAGAGATCTTCCTAAGGTTGTTGTAGCTGCCTATCATTTGATTCCCTACTTCATATTTAATGCTCAAGAAG GTTCTAGGAGTACACTATTTGCAGCATCTGACCCCCAAGTTCCAGAATACTGTGAGATGCTTAAGTCTGAAAACTGGCCTGTCTGTGCTTGCATCTCATACGATTGCAATCCAATGAATGCATCTGAAGAGGCACACAACCTTGAAACGTCGGAGCTGGTTTGGGAGAAGACACTTGAGATGATTGGCCTTCCGCCAGATGCCCTGGAGAAGCTCATCGCTGGGGAATCAGTTCAGTGTTGTTATGGTCAACAGGAGGCAGAATAG
- the LOC117849301 gene encoding transcription factor ILR3, translating to MDGCVGGDPVEDFLLGGAGDDGDLALFCDGVPNLAGDGGLGIDGVSGDACGFEQSNLGKRARDEPSSSGPKSKACREKMRRDRLNDRFLELSSVMNPGKQAKLDKANILSDAARMVAQLRGEAEKLKESNEKLRENIKDLKEEKNELREEKVRLKAEKERLEQQVKAISTAPTGYVPHLPHPAAYHPAAFAPFAPPQQAPTNKGAPIPAAFPGMAMWQWMPPTVVDTTQDPKLWPPNA from the exons atggacggCTGCGTTGGCGGAGACCCCGTGGAAGATTTCCTCCtcggtggcgccggcgacgacggagaTCTCGCCCTCTTCTGTGATGGCGTGCCCAACCTGGCCGGCGACGGAGG ACTTGGGATTGATGGTGTCAGTGGAGATGCTTGTGGGTTTGAACAATCTAATTTGGGGAAAAG GGCTAGAGATGAACCATCTTCATCTGGTCCAAAATCCAAAGCTTGTCGTGAGAAAATGAGGAGGGACAGGCTGAATGACAG GTTTCTGGAATTAAGTTCAGTTATGAATCCTGGTAAGCAAGCTAAGTTGGATAAAGCAAATATCTTGAGTGATGCAGCTCGTATGGTGGCACAACTTAGAGGTGAGGCAGAAAAGCTTAAAGAATCAAACGAGAAGCTGCGAGAGAATATCAAGGACCTGAAG GAGGAGAAGAATGAGCTCCGAGAAGAGAAAGTGAGACTGAAGGCAGAAAAGGAGAGGCTGGAGCAGCAAGTTAAAGCAATCAGTACAGCTCCTACAGGATATGTTCCCCATCTCCCTCATCCAGCTGCATACCATCCTGCTGCTTTTGCTCCATTCGCACCACCACAGCAAGCTCCAACCAACAAAGGCGCCCCAATCCCTGCAGCATTCCCTGGGATGGCGATGTGGCAGTGGATGCCTCCTACCGTGGTGGACACAACTCAAGATCCAAAGCTCTGGCCGCCAAATGCTTAG